In Trifolium pratense cultivar HEN17-A07 linkage group LG7, ARS_RC_1.1, whole genome shotgun sequence, a genomic segment contains:
- the LOC123897323 gene encoding probable nucleoredoxin 2: MRMEMKKDIGATNQAVVNNGNFVAEDEEEAVSSFKFSHLLASKDRDFLLSPSGAQVKVSELEGKIVGLLFAANWYPPCRGFTQLLIGIYQELKNNIPQFEIVYVSSDEDLDAFNGFYQNMPWLAIPFSDLETKKALNRKYDVEGIPCLVMLQPDDSKGEATLRDGVELIYRYGVQAYPFSKERLEQLHEAEREKLENQTLANLLANNHRDYVLSHTTGLLTQVPVASLVGKTIGLYFSAGWCVPCTKFTPKLISVYQKIKQELAEKQDDEEGFEIVLVSNDRDQESFDSYYNTMPWLALPFGDPEIKNLARHFDVQGIPCLVIIGPNGKTITIHGRNLINLYQENAYPFTATKVEQLEKQLEEEAKDLPNLVQHEGHHHGLNLVSDGNGGGPFICCVCDEQGSNWAYQCLQCGYEVHPKCVTAIHG, from the exons ATGAGGATGGAGATGAAGAAGGATATTGGAGCTACTAATCAAGCTGTGGTGAATAATGGTAACTTTGTggcagaagatgaagaagaagctgTCTCAAGCTTTAAATTTTCACATCTTCTTGCTTCTAAGGATCGTGATTTTCTTCTATCACCGTCTGGAGCTcag GTGAAAGTTTCAGAACTTGAAGGGAAAATAGTGGGTCTATTATTTGCTGCCAATTGGTACCCACCATGTCGTGGATTCACTCAATTGCTCATTGGTATCTACCAAGAACTCAAAAACAACATCCCACAATTTGAAATAGTGTATGTCTCATCTGACGAAGACTTAGATGCATTTAATGGATTCTACCAAAACATGCCATGGTTAGCAATTCCTTTCTCTGatttagaaacaaaaaaagCATTGAACAGAAAATATGATGTTGAAGGTATTCCATGTTTGGTTATGTTACAACCTGATGATAGTAAAGGTGAAGCAACACTTCGTGATGGTGTTGAACTTATTTATCGATATGGTGTTCAAGCTTATCCGTTTAGTAAAGAGAGATTGGAACAATTGCATGAAGCTGAAAGAGAGAAGCTTGAAAATCAAACACTTGCTAATTTACTTGCTAATAATCATAGAGATTATGTTTTGAGTCATACAACTGGATTACTCACACAG GTACCTGTTGCATCTTTAGTGGGAAAAACTATTGGACTATACTTCTCAGCTGGATGGTGTGTCCCATGCACCAAATTCACTCCCAAATTGATTTCAGTTTATCAGAAAATCAAGCAAGAGTTAGCTGAAAAAcaagatgatgaagaaggttTTGAAATTGTTCTTGTTTCGAACGACCGTGATCAAGAATCGTTCGACTCTTACTACAACACCATGCCTTGGTTAGCATTACCATTTGGTGACCCAGAAATAAAGAACCTTGCAAGACACTTTGATGTACAAGGAATACCTTGTTTGGTAATTATAGGTCCAAATGGTAAAACAATAACAATACATGGAAGAAACTTGATTAATTTGTATCAAGAAAATGCTTATCCTTTCACTGCTACTAAAGTGGAGCAGCTAGAGAAACAACTTGAAGAAGAGGCTAAGGATCTTCCAAATTTAGTGCAACATGAAGGGCACCATCATGGATTGAATTTAGTGTCTGATGGAAATGGTGGAGGACCCTTTATTTGTTGTGTTTGTGATGAACAAGGGTCTAATTGGGCTTATCAATGTCTTCAATGTGGCTATGAAGTACACCCAAAGTGTGTCACAGCTATTCATGGATAG